From Streptomyces sp. GSL17-111, one genomic window encodes:
- the hpnD gene encoding presqualene diphosphate synthase HpnD encodes MTPTPTSDTTHSRSAGDTGSAGKPGAPGDAGNPGDPGDPGDDAPAASPAVLAAYGYCEAVTVQQARNFAFGIRLLPPSQRRAMSALYALARRVDDIGDGELDADTKTSRLAGTRTLLARVRDGDVAEDDTDPVAVALADAARRYPIPLDAFDEVVDGVLMDVEERTYRTWDDLRDYCRCVAGAVGRLSLGVFGTRPGAPEAERAERYANTLGLALQLTNILRDLREDAAFGRSYLPYEELVAFGCVGAFRTATPPPGADLAGLVHHQARRARELFTEGYRLLPMLDRRSGACVAAMAGIYRKLLDRIEADPAAVLRGRVSVPAGHKALTVVRGLSGVDGLVVGRRVRRELRRSAG; translated from the coding sequence ATGACGCCAACGCCCACGTCCGACACGACGCACTCCCGGTCCGCCGGAGACACCGGGTCCGCCGGGAAGCCCGGAGCCCCCGGAGACGCCGGCAACCCCGGAGACCCCGGAGACCCCGGAGACGACGCCCCCGCCGCGTCGCCCGCGGTGCTCGCCGCCTACGGCTACTGCGAGGCCGTCACCGTCCAGCAGGCGCGCAACTTCGCGTTCGGCATCCGGCTGCTGCCCCCGTCGCAGCGGCGCGCCATGTCGGCCCTCTACGCCCTCGCCCGCCGCGTGGACGACATCGGCGACGGCGAACTGGACGCGGACACCAAGACCTCCCGGTTGGCCGGCACCCGGACCCTGCTCGCCCGCGTCCGCGACGGGGACGTCGCCGAGGACGACACCGACCCGGTGGCCGTCGCGCTGGCCGACGCCGCCCGCCGCTACCCCATCCCGCTGGACGCCTTCGACGAGGTCGTCGACGGCGTGCTCATGGACGTCGAGGAACGCACCTACCGCACCTGGGACGACCTGCGCGACTACTGCCGCTGCGTCGCCGGGGCCGTGGGACGGCTCTCCCTCGGCGTCTTCGGGACGCGCCCCGGCGCCCCCGAGGCGGAGCGGGCCGAGCGTTACGCCAACACCCTCGGCCTCGCGCTCCAGCTCACCAACATCCTGCGGGACCTGCGCGAGGACGCCGCGTTCGGCCGCAGTTACCTGCCGTACGAGGAGCTGGTCGCCTTCGGCTGCGTGGGCGCCTTCCGCACCGCCACCCCGCCGCCGGGCGCCGACCTCGCCGGGCTCGTCCACCACCAGGCCCGCCGGGCCCGCGAGCTGTTCACCGAGGGGTACCGGCTGCTGCCGATGCTCGACCGGCGCTCGGGTGCCTGCGTCGCCGCGATGGCGGGCATCTACCGCAAGCTCCTGGACCGCATCGAGGCCGACCCGGCGGCCGTGCTCCGGGGCCGGGTCAGCGTCCCGGCCGGGCACAAGGCGCTGACGGTCGTGCGCGGGCTCTCCGGCGTCGACGGACTCGTCGTGGGCCGGCGCGTGCGGCGGGAGCTGCGCAGGAGCGCCGGGTGA
- the hpnC gene encoding squalene synthase HpnC, with amino-acid sequence MTAQDPAAPRTADGDHPPGGTHRDATAGTLAKAARENFPVAPRFLPAAWRDDLMAVYGYARLVDDIGDGDLTPGGDDARWLGVAPEHAEDRTALLDAVEADVRRVCAAAAAPGDAEPPRHPLLRALRPAVRRHGLTPGPFLALIEANRLDQHRRTYATWDDLLAYCELSANPVGHLVLAVTGTTSPERVRRSDAVCTALQVVEHLQDVAEDFGQGRVYLPAEDMDRFGVRERDLAAPSASAAVRTLVAFEAERSRVLLDEGVPLVGSVSGRLRLLLAGFTGGGRAALHAIAAAHHDVLAGPPRAGRLTLLREMTAVLAAARRGSPR; translated from the coding sequence ATGACGGCGCAGGACCCGGCGGCCCCGCGCACCGCCGACGGCGACCATCCGCCCGGTGGTACGCACCGCGACGCCACGGCGGGGACGCTGGCCAAGGCGGCCCGGGAGAACTTCCCCGTGGCGCCCCGCTTCCTCCCCGCGGCCTGGCGCGACGACCTCATGGCCGTCTACGGCTACGCCCGGCTCGTCGACGACATCGGCGACGGCGACCTGACCCCCGGTGGCGACGACGCCCGGTGGCTGGGCGTCGCACCCGAGCACGCGGAGGACCGCACGGCCCTGCTCGACGCGGTCGAGGCCGACGTGCGGCGGGTCTGCGCCGCAGCGGCAGCGCCCGGTGACGCGGAGCCGCCCCGGCACCCGCTGCTGCGCGCCCTGCGGCCCGCCGTCCGCCGCCACGGCCTCACGCCCGGACCGTTCCTCGCCCTCATCGAGGCCAACCGGCTCGACCAGCACCGCCGGACCTACGCCACCTGGGACGACCTGCTGGCCTACTGCGAGCTGTCCGCCAACCCCGTGGGCCACCTGGTGCTCGCCGTCACCGGCACCACCAGCCCCGAGCGCGTCCGCCGGTCCGACGCCGTGTGCACCGCCCTCCAGGTCGTCGAGCACCTCCAGGACGTCGCCGAGGACTTCGGACAGGGCCGCGTCTACCTCCCGGCCGAGGACATGGACCGGTTCGGGGTGCGTGAGCGCGACCTGGCCGCGCCCAGCGCCTCGGCCGCCGTGCGCACCCTCGTCGCGTTCGAGGCGGAACGTTCCCGCGTACTCCTGGACGAGGGCGTGCCGCTGGTCGGCAGCGTCTCCGGACGGCTGCGCCTCCTGCTCGCCGGTTTCACCGGCGGCGGCCGGGCCGCGCTGCACGCGATCGCCGCCGCCCACCACGACGTCCTGGCCGGACCTCCGAGGGCCGGCCGCCTCACCCTGCTGCGCGAGATGACGGCGGTCCTGGCGGCCGCCCGGCGAGGAAGCCCACGATGA
- a CDS encoding ABC transporter ATP-binding protein: MAVAETTRPTDTVGPAAGDGRRPTVIADDVHIVYRVYGAGGGRGSATAALNRIVRRRPSGRVREVHAVKGVSFTAYRGEAIGLIGSNGSGKSTLLRAIAGLLPVESGKVYTDGQPSLLGVNAALLNDLTGERNVVLGGLAMGMSREEVRERYEEIVDFSGINEKGDFITLPMRTYSSGMAARLRFSIAAAKRHDVLMIDEALATGDKKFQKRSEARIRELRREAGTVFLVSHNNKSIRDTCDRVLWLEKGELRMDGPTETVLKAYEEFTGK, encoded by the coding sequence ATGGCCGTGGCTGAAACGACACGTCCGACGGACACGGTGGGACCTGCGGCGGGCGACGGGCGCCGACCGACGGTCATCGCCGACGACGTCCACATCGTCTACCGGGTCTACGGCGCGGGCGGCGGCCGGGGGAGCGCCACCGCCGCCCTGAACCGCATCGTGCGCCGCAGGCCCAGTGGCCGGGTGCGCGAGGTGCACGCCGTCAAGGGCGTGAGCTTCACCGCCTACCGGGGCGAGGCCATCGGCCTGATCGGCTCGAACGGCTCGGGGAAGTCCACGCTGCTGCGGGCCATCGCCGGGCTGCTGCCGGTGGAGAGCGGCAAGGTCTACACCGACGGGCAGCCGTCCCTGCTCGGCGTCAACGCGGCGCTGCTCAACGACCTGACCGGCGAGCGCAACGTCGTGCTCGGCGGGCTGGCGATGGGCATGTCGCGCGAGGAGGTGCGGGAGCGGTACGAGGAGATCGTCGACTTCTCCGGCATCAACGAGAAGGGCGACTTCATCACCCTGCCGATGCGCACCTACTCCTCCGGCATGGCCGCCCGGCTCCGGTTCTCCATCGCGGCGGCCAAGCGGCACGACGTCCTCATGATCGACGAGGCGCTCGCGACCGGTGACAAGAAGTTCCAGAAGCGCTCCGAGGCCCGCATCCGCGAGCTGCGCAGGGAGGCCGGCACGGTCTTCCTCGTCAGCCACAACAACAAGTCCATCCGGGACACCTGCGACCGGGTGCTGTGGCTGGAGAAGGGCGAACTGCGCATGGACGGTCCCACGGAGACGGTCCTGAAGGCGTACGAGGAGTTCACGGGCAAGTAG
- a CDS encoding ABC transporter permease — MSESAHDRAVVVNAPPSPDDGLTPAQLAAKYGLTVSGARPSLPAYVRQLWARRHFIGAFSRAKLQAQYSQAKLGQLWQVATPLLNALVYFFIFGILLDARGGVPGGGENYIPFLVIGVFVFTFTQQSVLSGVRAISGNVGLVRALHFPRASLPISFALQQLQQLMYAMIVMFVVLLAFGQVPAWSWLLVLPILVLQFVFNSGVAMIMARLGSHTPDLAQLMPFVLRTWMYASGVMFPLQHMMTERASLPTWAADVAAANPAAVFMDLMRFALIDDYTYADLAPFPWLLALGWALFAGVLGFVYFWKAEERYGRG, encoded by the coding sequence GTGAGCGAGTCAGCGCACGATCGTGCGGTCGTCGTGAACGCACCCCCCTCCCCGGATGACGGGCTGACCCCGGCCCAGCTGGCGGCCAAGTACGGCCTGACGGTCAGCGGCGCCCGGCCGTCGCTGCCCGCCTACGTGCGGCAGCTGTGGGCGCGGAGGCACTTCATCGGCGCCTTCTCCCGGGCCAAGCTCCAGGCCCAGTACAGCCAGGCCAAGCTCGGGCAGCTGTGGCAGGTCGCCACCCCGCTGCTCAACGCCCTGGTGTACTTCTTCATCTTCGGGATCCTGCTGGACGCCAGGGGAGGCGTCCCCGGCGGAGGCGAGAACTACATCCCGTTCCTGGTGATCGGCGTCTTCGTCTTCACCTTCACCCAGCAGTCGGTGCTCTCCGGGGTGCGGGCGATCTCCGGGAACGTCGGACTGGTGCGGGCCCTGCACTTCCCCCGTGCCTCGCTGCCGATCTCCTTCGCGCTGCAGCAGCTCCAGCAGCTGATGTACGCGATGATCGTGATGTTCGTGGTGCTGCTCGCCTTCGGGCAGGTCCCGGCGTGGTCCTGGCTGCTGGTGCTGCCCATCCTGGTGCTGCAGTTCGTCTTCAACAGCGGAGTGGCCATGATCATGGCCCGTCTCGGCAGCCACACCCCGGACCTGGCCCAGCTCATGCCGTTCGTGCTGCGGACGTGGATGTACGCCTCGGGCGTGATGTTCCCCCTCCAGCACATGATGACCGAGCGGGCCTCGCTGCCCACCTGGGCGGCCGACGTCGCCGCCGCCAACCCGGCGGCGGTCTTCATGGACCTCATGCGCTTCGCGCTGATCGACGACTACACCTACGCAGATCTGGCGCCCTTCCCGTGGCTGCTCGCGCTCGGGTGGGCCCTGTTCGCCGGTGTGCTGGGCTTCGTCTACTTCTGGAAGGCCGAGGAGCGGTATGGCCGTGGCTGA
- a CDS encoding glycosyltransferase family 2 protein, whose amino-acid sequence MSGSARFALGAVVLTMGNRPEELRALLESVARQEGEPVEVVVVGNGAPLPELPDLPGGLRTVELPENLGIPGGRNAGIEAFGPGGRNVDAILFLDDDGLLPLTDTAERCREAFTADARLGIISFRIADPETGVTQRRHVPRLRAADPLRSSPVTTFLGGASAVRTAVVQEVGALPGDFFYAHEETDLAWRALDAGWDIAYRADCVLHHPTTQPSRHAVYHRMVARNRVWLARRLLPAALIPVYLGVWVLLTLARRPSKAALRAWLGGFREGWATPCGPRRPMRWRTVWRMTRLGRPPVI is encoded by the coding sequence ATGAGCGGCTCCGCGCGCTTCGCCCTCGGGGCGGTCGTCCTCACCATGGGCAACCGCCCCGAGGAGCTGCGCGCCCTGCTGGAGTCCGTGGCCCGCCAGGAGGGCGAGCCGGTGGAGGTCGTCGTCGTCGGCAACGGGGCGCCGCTCCCCGAGCTGCCCGACCTCCCCGGCGGGCTGCGCACCGTCGAACTGCCGGAGAACCTGGGCATCCCCGGCGGCCGGAACGCCGGGATCGAGGCCTTCGGCCCCGGCGGGCGGAACGTGGACGCCATCCTCTTCCTCGACGACGACGGGCTCCTGCCGCTGACCGACACCGCCGAGCGGTGCCGGGAGGCGTTCACCGCCGACGCCCGTCTGGGGATCATCAGCTTCCGCATCGCCGACCCGGAGACCGGCGTCACCCAGCGGCGGCACGTGCCCCGGCTGCGCGCGGCCGACCCCCTGCGCTCCTCGCCCGTCACCACCTTCCTCGGCGGGGCGAGCGCGGTGCGGACCGCCGTCGTCCAGGAGGTCGGGGCCCTGCCCGGCGACTTCTTCTACGCCCACGAGGAGACGGACCTGGCCTGGCGGGCCCTGGACGCCGGCTGGGACATCGCCTACCGCGCGGACTGCGTCCTGCACCACCCCACGACGCAGCCCAGCCGGCACGCGGTCTACCACCGCATGGTGGCCCGCAACCGGGTCTGGCTGGCCCGGCGGCTGCTGCCCGCCGCCCTCATCCCCGTCTACCTGGGGGTGTGGGTGCTGCTGACGCTCGCCCGGCGGCCCTCGAAGGCCGCGCTGCGCGCCTGGCTGGGCGGTTTCCGCGAGGGCTGGGCGACGCCGTGCGGTCCCCGCCGCCCCATGCGCTGGCGTACGGTGTGGCGCATGACCCGGCTGGGGCGACCTCCCGTCATCTGA
- a CDS encoding CDP-alcohol phosphatidyltransferase family protein, whose translation MPKPSVAELRPVVHPEGVKDRRSGEHWAGRLYMREISLRCDRYLVNTRITPNQLTYLMVVAGVLAGAALLIPGLTGAVLAALLVQLYLLLDCVDGEIARWRKQTSVTGVYLDRVGHYLAEAALLTGFGLRAADLFGTDGEANWMWAFLGGMAALGAILIKAETDLVDVARARSGLPAVQDAAAVPRSSGLAVARRAAAALKFHRLVGGVEASLFILLVALVDFAVGGLFWTRLGVAVLAAVAVLQTVLHLVSVLASSRLR comes from the coding sequence ATGCCAAAGCCATCGGTAGCTGAACTCCGCCCGGTCGTGCACCCCGAGGGGGTCAAGGACCGGCGCAGCGGTGAGCACTGGGCCGGACGCCTGTACATGCGGGAGATCTCCCTGCGGTGCGACCGGTACCTGGTGAACACCAGGATCACCCCGAACCAGCTCACCTACCTGATGGTGGTCGCCGGGGTGCTCGCCGGCGCGGCGCTGCTGATCCCCGGACTGACGGGCGCGGTCCTCGCCGCCCTCCTGGTCCAGCTGTACCTGCTGCTGGACTGCGTGGACGGGGAGATCGCCCGCTGGCGCAAGCAGACGTCCGTCACCGGCGTCTACCTCGACCGGGTCGGCCACTACCTCGCCGAGGCGGCCCTGCTGACGGGGTTCGGCCTGCGCGCGGCGGACCTGTTCGGCACCGACGGCGAGGCGAACTGGATGTGGGCGTTCCTGGGCGGCATGGCCGCGCTCGGCGCCATCCTGATCAAGGCGGAGACCGATCTGGTGGACGTCGCGCGGGCCCGCAGCGGCCTGCCCGCCGTCCAGGACGCGGCGGCCGTCCCGCGCTCCTCCGGGCTGGCCGTCGCCCGTCGCGCGGCGGCGGCGCTGAAGTTCCACCGGCTGGTCGGCGGCGTCGAGGCGTCGCTGTTCATCCTGCTGGTCGCCCTGGTCGACTTCGCCGTCGGCGGGCTGTTCTGGACCCGGCTGGGCGTGGCCGTGCTCGCCGCCGTCGCGGTGCTCCAGACCGTGCTGCACCTGGTGTCGGTCCTGGCCTCCAGCAGGCTGCGATGA
- a CDS encoding iron-containing alcohol dehydrogenase family protein, with protein sequence MPVLTRLIPSPVVVDIRPGALNDLACVLADERISASGKLAVAISGGSGAALRERLAPALPGATWYEVGGGTLDDAIKLADAMKSGHYDAVVGLGGGKIIDCAKFAAARVGLPLVAVATNLSHDGLCSPVATLDNDAGRGSYGVPNPIAVVIDLDVVRQAPPRFVRSGIGDAVSNISAVADWELSHRVTGEKVDGLAAAMARQAGQAVLRHPGDIDDDGFLTVLAEGLVLTGISMSVAGDSRPASGACHEINHAFDLLYPKRAASHGEQCGLGAAFAMHLRGAGEECGLMAQVLRRHGQPVLPADIGFSVEEFVKVVEFAPQTRPGRYTILEHLDLSTDQIRDAYADYAKAIGS encoded by the coding sequence GTGCCAGTACTGACCCGGCTGATCCCCTCGCCGGTCGTCGTCGACATCCGGCCCGGGGCGCTGAACGACCTGGCCTGCGTCCTGGCCGACGAGCGCATCTCCGCCTCCGGGAAGCTCGCCGTGGCCATCAGCGGCGGCTCGGGCGCGGCGCTGCGCGAGCGGCTCGCGCCGGCGCTGCCCGGCGCCACCTGGTACGAGGTCGGCGGCGGCACCCTGGACGACGCGATCAAGCTCGCCGACGCCATGAAGTCCGGCCACTACGACGCCGTCGTCGGCCTGGGCGGCGGCAAGATCATCGACTGTGCGAAGTTCGCCGCCGCGCGGGTCGGGCTGCCGCTCGTGGCCGTCGCGACGAACCTGTCGCACGACGGCCTGTGCTCGCCCGTCGCGACCCTGGACAACGACGCCGGCCGCGGATCCTACGGGGTGCCGAACCCCATCGCCGTCGTGATCGACCTCGACGTCGTCCGGCAGGCGCCGCCGCGCTTCGTGCGCTCCGGCATCGGGGACGCCGTCTCCAACATCTCCGCCGTCGCCGACTGGGAGCTCTCCCACCGGGTGACCGGGGAGAAGGTCGACGGGCTGGCCGCCGCCATGGCGCGACAGGCCGGCCAGGCCGTCCTGCGGCACCCCGGCGACATCGACGACGACGGCTTCCTGACGGTCCTGGCCGAGGGCCTGGTCCTCACCGGCATCTCCATGTCCGTGGCGGGCGACAGCCGTCCGGCGTCCGGGGCGTGCCACGAGATCAACCACGCCTTCGACCTGCTCTACCCCAAGCGCGCCGCGAGCCACGGCGAGCAGTGCGGCCTCGGCGCCGCCTTCGCCATGCACCTGCGCGGGGCCGGGGAGGAGTGCGGGCTCATGGCGCAGGTGCTGCGCCGGCACGGCCAGCCCGTCCTGCCCGCCGACATCGGGTTCTCCGTGGAGGAGTTCGTGAAGGTCGTGGAGTTCGCTCCGCAGACCCGTCCGGGGCGCTACACGATCCTGGAGCACCTCGACCTGTCCACCGACCAGATCAGGGACGCGTACGCCGACTATGCCAAAGCCATCGGTAGCTGA
- a CDS encoding phosphocholine cytidylyltransferase family protein, producing the protein MIGLVLAAGAGRRLRPYTDTLPKALVPVGPEGEAEATTVLDLTLGNFAEVGLTEVAIVVGYRKEAVYERKAALEEKYGLKLTLIDNDKAEEWNNAYSLWCARDVIKQGVILANGDTVHPVSVEKTLLAARGKGRIILALDTVKQLADEEMKVVTGENGGVAKITKLMDPASATGEYIGVTLIEGEAAADLADALKATFERDPDLYYEDGYQELVNRGHVVDVEPIGDVRWVEIDNHEDLAKGREIACQY; encoded by the coding sequence ATGATCGGCCTTGTGCTGGCCGCCGGCGCCGGACGGCGTCTGCGTCCCTACACCGACACCCTCCCCAAGGCCCTGGTGCCCGTCGGTCCCGAGGGGGAGGCCGAGGCGACCACCGTGCTCGACCTGACCCTGGGCAACTTCGCCGAGGTGGGCCTGACCGAGGTCGCCATCGTCGTCGGCTACCGCAAGGAGGCCGTGTACGAGCGCAAGGCGGCGCTCGAGGAGAAGTACGGCCTCAAGCTGACGCTCATCGACAACGACAAGGCCGAGGAGTGGAACAACGCCTACTCCCTGTGGTGCGCCCGCGACGTCATCAAGCAGGGCGTGATCCTCGCCAACGGTGACACCGTCCACCCCGTCTCGGTGGAGAAGACGCTGCTGGCCGCGCGCGGCAAGGGCCGGATCATCCTCGCCCTGGACACCGTCAAGCAGCTCGCCGACGAGGAGATGAAGGTCGTCACCGGCGAGAACGGCGGCGTCGCGAAGATCACCAAGCTGATGGACCCCGCCTCGGCGACCGGCGAGTACATCGGCGTCACCCTGATCGAGGGCGAGGCGGCCGCCGACCTGGCCGACGCGCTCAAGGCGACCTTCGAGCGCGACCCGGACCTCTACTACGAGGACGGCTACCAGGAGCTGGTCAACCGCGGCCACGTCGTCGACGTCGAGCCCATCGGCGACGTCAGGTGGGTCGAGATCGACAACCACGAGGACCTCGCCAAGGGTCGGGAGATCGCGTGCCAGTACTGA
- a CDS encoding DUF5941 domain-containing protein, whose translation MPVHRPELGVLVATVPADDAELAAARERTGAVDEEEVRLRSAVKSRDGFFTTFCVSPYSRYVARWCARRGMTPNQVTTLSLLTALVAAGCAATGTRPGFVAAGALLLASFVLDCADGQLARYALRYSTLGAWLDATFDRAKEYAFYAGLALGAARGGDDVWGLALGAMVVQTVRHVVDFSFSEGDHYQPTSASAPDGGQAGAAAPASPAAALSGRLDRVGWTVWARRMVVLPIGERWALIAVLTALTTPRLTLTVLIVACLFAGCYTTAGRVLRSVTRRARRTPQAARALADLADTGPLAALAARLPLPLPALAAAGAGAALVLGTALVAPVGSWWPVLAAGGYALLAGAAVARPLTGRLDWLVPPLFRTAEYGTVLLLAARSEVNGALPAAFGLVAAVAYHHYDTVYRIRGAAGAPPLLLVRAVGGHEGRTLAVALAAALWSTGASFPVALTVLAGAVALAVLAESIRFWVSSTAPALHDESGVPA comes from the coding sequence GTGCCCGTCCACCGCCCCGAGCTGGGCGTCCTGGTCGCCACCGTCCCCGCCGACGACGCCGAACTGGCCGCCGCCCGCGAGCGCACCGGGGCCGTCGACGAGGAGGAGGTGCGGCTGCGCTCGGCCGTGAAGTCCCGCGACGGCTTCTTCACCACCTTCTGCGTCAGCCCGTACTCGCGGTACGTGGCGCGCTGGTGCGCCCGGCGCGGCATGACGCCGAACCAGGTCACCACCCTCTCCCTGCTGACCGCGCTCGTCGCGGCGGGGTGCGCGGCCACCGGCACCCGGCCCGGCTTCGTCGCGGCCGGGGCGCTGCTCCTCGCGTCCTTCGTCCTCGACTGCGCCGACGGGCAGCTCGCCCGCTACGCGCTGCGCTACTCCACCCTCGGGGCCTGGCTGGACGCCACGTTCGACCGGGCCAAGGAGTACGCCTTCTACGCGGGCCTGGCCCTGGGCGCCGCCCGCGGCGGGGACGACGTGTGGGGGCTCGCGCTCGGCGCGATGGTCGTGCAGACCGTGCGGCACGTGGTGGACTTCTCGTTCAGCGAGGGGGACCACTACCAGCCCACGTCCGCGTCCGCACCCGACGGCGGGCAGGCGGGCGCCGCGGCCCCCGCGAGCCCCGCCGCCGCGCTCTCCGGCCGCCTGGACCGGGTCGGCTGGACGGTGTGGGCACGGCGCATGGTCGTCCTGCCCATCGGGGAACGCTGGGCGCTGATCGCCGTCCTGACCGCCCTGACGACGCCGCGCCTCACCCTCACCGTCCTCATCGTCGCCTGCCTGTTCGCCGGCTGCTACACCACCGCAGGCCGGGTGCTGCGCTCGGTGACGCGGCGCGCGCGGCGCACCCCGCAGGCCGCGCGGGCCCTGGCCGACCTGGCCGACACCGGACCGCTGGCGGCCCTCGCCGCCCGGCTGCCGCTCCCGTTGCCCGCCCTCGCGGCGGCCGGGGCGGGCGCCGCCCTGGTGCTCGGCACCGCTCTGGTGGCGCCGGTCGGCAGCTGGTGGCCCGTGCTCGCGGCGGGCGGCTACGCGCTGCTGGCGGGCGCGGCGGTCGCGCGTCCGCTCACGGGCCGCCTCGACTGGCTGGTCCCGCCGCTGTTCCGGACGGCCGAGTACGGCACCGTGCTGCTCCTGGCCGCGCGGTCCGAGGTGAACGGAGCGTTGCCCGCGGCTTTCGGGCTGGTGGCGGCCGTCGCCTACCATCACTACGACACGGTGTACCGCATCCGCGGCGCGGCCGGGGCTCCGCCCCTGCTGCTCGTGCGTGCGGTCGGGGGGCACGAGGGCCGGACGCTGGCCGTCGCACTCGCCGCCGCCCTGTGGTCCACGGGGGCCAGCTTCCCCGTCGCGCTCACGGTCCTCGCTGGGGCCGTCGCGCTCGCGGTGCTCGCGGAGAGCATCCGCTTCTGGGTGTCCTCCACGGCACCCGCACTACACGACGAATCAGGAGTACCCGCATGA
- a CDS encoding cation diffusion facilitator family transporter — translation MGAGHQHGGPPPEGTASTAYRGRLLTALLIAVALLGVQLVGAWLTGSLALLADAGHVATDATGIAVALAAIHFANRPASGRRTFGFARVEILAALFNCLLLLGVGGYILVEAVERFQDPADVPGGTTVVIGLVGLALNCVSLSLLMRGQKESLNVRGAFLEVLADTLGSLAVVVAAVVIIVTGWTRADVVASLVIALMIVPRTVKLAREALDVLLEAAPKDVDLDEVRRHILAVDGVEALHDLHVWTITSGMPVLSVHVVVDEVVLDTEGNERVLHDLRDCLGTHFDVEHCTFQLEPHGHAEHEAKVCH, via the coding sequence ATGGGTGCGGGGCACCAGCACGGCGGTCCACCACCGGAGGGAACCGCGTCCACGGCCTACCGGGGGAGGCTGCTGACGGCGCTGCTGATCGCCGTGGCCCTGCTCGGGGTCCAGCTCGTCGGCGCGTGGCTGACGGGCTCGCTGGCCCTGCTGGCCGACGCCGGTCACGTGGCGACGGACGCGACGGGTATCGCGGTGGCGCTGGCCGCCATCCACTTCGCGAACCGGCCGGCGTCCGGCCGCCGCACCTTCGGGTTCGCGCGGGTGGAGATCCTGGCGGCCCTGTTCAACTGCCTGCTGCTGCTCGGAGTGGGCGGCTACATCCTCGTGGAGGCCGTGGAGCGGTTCCAGGACCCGGCGGACGTGCCGGGCGGGACGACCGTCGTCATCGGCCTCGTCGGCCTGGCGCTGAACTGCGTCTCCCTGAGTCTGCTGATGCGCGGGCAGAAGGAGAGCCTCAACGTCCGGGGGGCCTTCCTGGAGGTCCTCGCGGACACGTTGGGCTCCCTGGCCGTCGTGGTGGCGGCCGTCGTGATCATCGTCACCGGCTGGACCCGGGCCGACGTGGTCGCCTCTCTGGTCATCGCACTGATGATCGTGCCGCGCACGGTCAAGCTGGCGCGTGAGGCGCTGGACGTCCTCCTGGAGGCGGCTCCGAAGGACGTCGACCTGGACGAGGTGCGCCGGCACATCCTCGCCGTCGACGGGGTCGAGGCGCTGCACGACCTGCACGTGTGGACGATCACCTCGGGCATGCCCGTCCTCTCCGTCCACGTGGTGGTGGACGAGGTCGTGCTGGACACCGAGGGGAACGAACGCGTCCTGCACGATCTGCGCGACTGCCTGGGCACCCACTTCGACGTGGAACACTGCACGTTCCAACTCGAACCGCACGGCCACGCCGAACACGAGGCGAAAGTCTGCCACTGA
- the idi gene encoding isopentenyl-diphosphate Delta-isomerase → MSNDTAAPIMLELVDEQGTTIGTAEKLSAHRAPGRLHRAFSVFLFDEDGRLLLQRRALGKYHSPGVWSNTCCGHPYPGEPPFSAAARRVREELGVAPALLAEAGTVTYNHPDPLSGLVEREYNHLFAGLLRAPLAPDPEEVAETAFVTPEELKARHERDVFSAWFMTVLDAARPGIRAATGGLGGW, encoded by the coding sequence ATGAGCAACGACACCGCGGCCCCCATCATGCTGGAACTCGTCGACGAACAGGGCACGACGATCGGCACGGCGGAGAAGCTCTCCGCCCACCGGGCACCGGGCCGCCTGCACCGCGCGTTCTCCGTCTTCCTCTTCGACGAGGACGGCCGGCTGCTGCTCCAGCGGCGCGCGCTGGGCAAGTACCACTCCCCCGGTGTGTGGTCCAACACCTGCTGCGGCCACCCCTACCCCGGTGAGCCGCCCTTCTCCGCCGCCGCCCGGCGGGTACGGGAGGAGCTGGGCGTGGCCCCCGCCCTGCTGGCGGAGGCGGGCACGGTGACCTACAACCATCCCGACCCGCTCTCGGGGCTGGTGGAACGGGAGTACAACCACCTCTTCGCGGGGCTCCTCCGGGCGCCTTTGGCACCGGACCCGGAGGAGGTCGCCGAGACGGCCTTCGTCACCCCGGAGGAGCTGAAGGCGCGGCACGAGCGGGACGTGTTCTCCGCGTGGTTCATGACGGTGCTGGACGCCGCGCGTCCGGGGATCCGCGCCGCCACCGGCGGCCTCGGGGGCTGGTAG